A portion of the Bactrocera neohumeralis isolate Rockhampton chromosome 2, APGP_CSIRO_Bneo_wtdbg2-racon-allhic-juicebox.fasta_v2, whole genome shotgun sequence genome contains these proteins:
- the LOC126751738 gene encoding protein NASP homolog: MSTDEQNPVVSNDDGSAAKESRFNEDDMESIDLEQAKKFLEAKELYCYGSRNFLLKNYSDAADMLSQACALYEELYGEQSNELGMPYLLYAKSLIALALDENKVIDVPDEEELDDDDDDDDDDDDDGDEMAVDASPTAKNGSNGAAAEAEASGPLKDNKEKSDEMEVDSTAKAPVAATPVEDDEKPSTSNGDASGEEIPDVDNDAASNLQLAWEILELADKIFSRQGGEGMSNLAEVRTELANIEFENNLPEAARDDYMKALKIYREMPPNYRRAMAEIHYKIGLTYLMQQMNKEGAESLKAACELIDGEIKEMQECEEELSEKRKNKIQDLEETKQEIWAKISEIEETQAQNVAEVRAALDSYIKPIGASTDSNGAGSSTAAGAASAAGASSSSAAKPTDISHLIKRKKPSENTEAEVGASPAKRPTA, from the exons atgtcAACAGATGAGCAAAATCCTGTAGTATCCAACGATGATGGCAGTGCTGCAAAAGAAAGCCGATTTAATGAGGACGATATGGAGTCTATCGACCTGGAACAAGCAAAGAAATTCCTTGAAGCCAAAGAATTGTACTGTTATGGTTcacgaaattttcttttaaaaaactaCAGCGATGCGGCTGATATGCTGAGTCAAGCATGTGCCCTCTATGAAGAATTGTATGGCGAGCAGTCGAATGAATTGGGCATGCCATATTTGCT CTATGCAAAATCCCTGATTGCCTTAGCATTGGATGAAAACAAAGTCATCGATGTGCCGGACGAAGAGGAActcgatgatgatgatgatgatgatgacgatgatgatgatgatggagACGAGATGGCCGTCGATGCATCACCAACCGCCAAGAATGGTAGTAACGGTGCGGCGGCGGAGGCGGAGGCGAGTGGCCCCTTAAAAGATAACAAAGAGAAGAGTGATGAAATGGAGGTGGATTCAACGGCTAAAGCACCTGTTGCCGCAACGCCCGTTGAGGATGATGAAAAGCCAAGCACATCAAATGGCGATGCTAGTGGTGAGGAGATTCCGGATGTAGATAATGACGCG GCTTCGAATCTGCAATTGGCCTGGGAAATCCTTGAGTTGGCTGACAAAATTTTCTCACGTCAAGGCGGAGAAGGCATGTCAAACTTGGCTGAGGTGCGAACGGAACTGGCTAATATCGAATTCGAGAACAATTTGCCGGAGGCGGCACGTGACGATTACA TGAAAGCCTTAAAAATTTACCGTGAAATGCCGCCAAACTATCGCCGCGCTATGGCAGAAATACATTACAAAATCGGTCTAACCTATTTGATGCAACAGATGAACAAAGAGGGCGCTGAATCGCTGAAAGCTGCATGTGAGCTAATCGATGGTGAAATAAAGGAGATGCAAGAGTGCGAAGAGGAGCTCAGCGAGAAGCGGAAGAACAAAATACAGGATTTGGAGGAAACCAAACAGGAGATTTGGGCGAAAATATCCGAAATCGAGGAGACGCAAGCACAG AACGTGGCCGAGGTGCGCGCTGCGCTGGATAGCTACATCAAGCCAATTGGCGCATCAACGGATTCAAATGGTGCAGGTTCCTCCACAGCCGCAGGAGCAGCCTCAGCAGCGGGCGCGTCGTCCTCGAGTGCAGCCAAGCCGACAGATATTTCACATTTAATTAAACGCAAGAAGCCGAGTGAGAATACGGAAGCCGAGGTTGGGGCGTCTCCAGCCAAACGACCAACTGcctaa